One genomic window of Deltaproteobacteria bacterium includes the following:
- a CDS encoding CarD family transcriptional regulator, with product MEFKIGDKAVYPAQGVAEVIGIDNKEINNTVCSFYVLRVLDTDMQILVPKDKADQVGLRPVATEDEVEEVFDILRETDVHIDKQTWNRRYRGFMEKIKTGSLFEVAEVYRDLYRLKSTKTLSFGERRMLDTAKNLIVKELSVARDWSEQQVEKELEKAFAA from the coding sequence ATGGAGTTCAAGATCGGCGACAAAGCTGTCTACCCCGCGCAGGGCGTCGCGGAGGTGATTGGGATCGACAACAAGGAGATCAACAACACCGTCTGCTCGTTCTACGTCCTGCGCGTGCTCGACACCGACATGCAGATCCTCGTGCCCAAGGACAAGGCGGACCAGGTGGGGCTGCGGCCCGTCGCTACCGAGGACGAAGTCGAGGAGGTGTTCGACATCCTGCGGGAGACCGACGTCCACATCGACAAGCAGACGTGGAACCGCCGCTACCGCGGGTTCATGGAAAAGATCAAAACGGGATCGCTGTTCGAGGTGGCCGAGGTGTACCGCGACCTGTACCGCCTCAAGAGCACGAAGACCCTCAGCTTTGGTGAGCGCCGCATGCTCGATACGGCCAAGAACCTGATCGTGAAGGAGCTGTCCGTCGCGCGCGACTGGAGCGAGCAGCAGGTCGAGAAGGAACTCGAAAAGGCGTTCGCGGCGTAA